The following proteins are encoded in a genomic region of Acetobacter oryzoeni:
- a CDS encoding FAD binding domain-containing protein → MITFQLNGKPVQIAHAGKTLLQVLRDDFHLTGAKLGCGEGECGACTVLVDGHPVCSCLQAAEMLQGAAITTIEALAQTPEGSEICSALARKGGVQCGFCTPGIVMAWAGRHPDDAPDDALEGNLCRCTGYVKIRTALEQTDCLLPHTDTVSGKADMSLQDGLAYLAQNPDLIPIAGGTDLIVRAGHNLGSLRLFSLDRLNAPELRQVFWEDGNLVIGALMRWQDILHDRIIAHTVPILRDVAYGVGSPQVRNAATIGGNVATASPAGDSLPALVALQARIRLIHPDGTREMPVAEFITGVGRTKRKAGELIVGFVIPAKCIGQPQMFTKVGPRKAQAISKLSLATVLVPDDPARISFAFGAVGPVPMTCPKAHQYLAAQECDKRHFKFAAELAMSEITPIDDMRSTAAYRKAVARNLLIRHCQKIFGHKS, encoded by the coding sequence ATGATCACATTCCAGCTTAATGGCAAACCCGTCCAGATTGCCCATGCGGGTAAAACCCTGTTGCAGGTTCTTCGTGACGATTTCCATTTGACTGGCGCCAAGCTTGGCTGTGGTGAAGGCGAATGCGGAGCCTGCACAGTCCTGGTTGATGGGCATCCTGTCTGCTCCTGCCTACAAGCAGCCGAAATGCTGCAAGGCGCAGCTATTACTACCATTGAAGCATTAGCCCAGACGCCAGAAGGATCTGAAATCTGTTCTGCTCTGGCGCGCAAAGGGGGCGTTCAATGCGGGTTCTGCACGCCGGGAATAGTCATGGCTTGGGCCGGACGGCACCCTGATGACGCGCCAGATGATGCCCTGGAGGGAAATCTTTGTAGGTGCACGGGATATGTTAAAATTCGCACAGCACTTGAACAAACAGACTGCCTTCTGCCGCACACAGATACCGTTTCCGGTAAAGCGGATATGTCTTTGCAAGACGGACTGGCCTATCTGGCTCAAAACCCAGACCTCATCCCGATTGCAGGCGGAACCGATCTGATAGTACGCGCAGGCCATAACCTTGGCTCCCTCCGGCTTTTTTCGTTAGATAGGCTGAATGCGCCGGAACTACGTCAGGTTTTCTGGGAAGATGGTAACCTTGTAATAGGAGCCCTGATGCGATGGCAGGACATTCTGCATGATCGTATCATTGCGCACACTGTGCCTATCCTCAGAGATGTCGCCTATGGTGTTGGCAGCCCTCAGGTTAGAAATGCGGCCACCATTGGCGGTAATGTGGCCACAGCTTCACCGGCAGGAGATAGTCTTCCGGCTCTCGTGGCACTTCAGGCCCGTATTCGGCTGATCCATCCAGACGGAACCCGGGAGATGCCCGTTGCAGAGTTTATTACAGGGGTTGGGCGCACAAAACGTAAGGCTGGTGAACTTATTGTCGGATTTGTTATTCCTGCAAAATGCATTGGTCAGCCACAAATGTTTACAAAAGTAGGCCCTCGCAAAGCGCAGGCAATTTCAAAACTTTCTCTGGCAACGGTTTTAGTTCCTGACGATCCGGCCAGAATCAGCTTTGCATTCGGTGCCGTTGGTCCTGTTCCTATGACATGCCCAAAAGCACATCAGTATCTTGCTGCACAGGAATGCGATAAAAGGCATTTCAAGTTTGCGGCTGAACTAGCTATGTCGGAAATTACACCGATTGATGACATGCGTTCTACCGCAGCTTACAGAAAAGCCGTAGCTAGAAATCTCCTAATCCGCCATTGCCAGAAGATATTTGGGCATAAGAGCTAA
- a CDS encoding TetR/AcrR family transcriptional regulator yields MLAQCKEQKGKQLSGKNVVRVTGGRPSPDAGEELDRKIMDVATQAFLTDGYAATSVDTIAKTVGCSKPTIYRRYPSKEDLFKAVMHNRCRRLFEVAQEAEFSSREPMVALKELFEQFQDFCLEQETLETYRILVTDARRVPAAANSLSTEIMQPFFERIEMLLARTLQWPDTPQNRKRIQVLSRYIPGFVLQWPMHRALVGVETFNDVEERHRHFQICWEMIEKMIQQVDAPNARR; encoded by the coding sequence ATGCTCGCTCAGTGCAAGGAGCAGAAAGGGAAGCAATTGTCTGGAAAGAATGTTGTCCGTGTGACAGGTGGCCGTCCTTCACCAGATGCTGGTGAAGAACTAGATCGCAAGATTATGGATGTCGCAACACAGGCTTTTCTGACAGACGGTTACGCTGCTACCTCAGTGGACACGATTGCTAAAACAGTTGGTTGCAGTAAACCCACCATTTACCGCAGATATCCTTCAAAGGAGGATCTTTTTAAAGCGGTGATGCATAATCGTTGCAGACGATTGTTTGAGGTTGCTCAGGAGGCCGAATTTTCGTCCCGAGAACCCATGGTTGCTTTAAAGGAACTTTTTGAGCAATTTCAGGATTTCTGCCTAGAGCAGGAAACTCTTGAAACATATCGTATTCTTGTCACGGATGCTCGGCGGGTACCCGCTGCTGCCAACAGTCTTTCAACAGAGATTATGCAGCCATTTTTCGAACGCATAGAAATGTTGCTTGCACGCACCTTGCAGTGGCCAGATACACCACAAAACCGTAAGCGCATTCAGGTATTGTCCCGTTATATTCCCGGCTTCGTGTTGCAATGGCCTATGCATCGGGCATTGGTTGGGGTGGAGACATTCAATGATGTTGAAGAAAGGCATCGTCATTTTCAGATATGTTGGGAAATGATTGAAAAAATGATTCAACAAGTAGATGCGCCAAATGCAAGGAGGTAG
- a CDS encoding Crp/Fnr family transcriptional regulator, producing the protein MIQNQIIFQKQISSISERDAARLSQMDTQALTTAGNIHHVPPGTRILFQGDVCKNGYVIQSGIVRVSYELADGRRQILAFYSNGNLLGFYGKKTYPYSVDALTDCHILQFEVRNFQSFLINHPNIQNKFLLNSLCEIQLLQRHLIGAVKFDIISRTAQFIAESCACVQYFDHATHILKLPMNRRDIADYIGISYESLSRAMAVLERKGFIRRLEVGEIYVENSLLQYIYSY; encoded by the coding sequence GTGATACAAAATCAGATTATTTTTCAAAAACAGATTTCATCTATCTCAGAAAGGGATGCTGCACGTCTCTCCCAGATGGATACACAGGCTCTCACAACCGCTGGGAACATACATCATGTTCCTCCGGGGACAAGGATCTTATTTCAAGGTGATGTTTGCAAAAATGGATATGTCATTCAATCGGGGATTGTAAGGGTTTCTTACGAGCTGGCTGATGGAAGACGACAGATTCTGGCGTTTTACTCAAATGGGAATTTATTAGGGTTTTATGGAAAGAAGACTTATCCGTATTCAGTTGACGCCCTTACAGATTGTCACATTTTGCAATTTGAAGTCAGAAATTTTCAGTCGTTTTTAATAAATCATCCAAATATCCAAAATAAATTTTTACTAAATTCTTTGTGCGAAATTCAATTATTACAAAGACATCTGATCGGGGCAGTAAAATTTGATATTATTTCTAGGACAGCGCAGTTTATTGCAGAGTCTTGTGCATGCGTGCAATATTTTGACCATGCAACTCACATTCTAAAACTTCCTATGAATCGGCGTGATATTGCCGATTATATTGGTATATCCTACGAAAGTTTAAGTCGCGCGATGGCGGTTCTGGAACGAAAAGGATTTATCAGACGTTTGGAAGTTGGGGAAATCTACGTAGAAAATAGTCTGCTGCAATACATTTACTCCTACTAA
- a CDS encoding DUF1269 domain-containing protein: MADLIVVGFDTEDGASLARFECFKLQKEYLLDLEDAVVVRRTADGKVHLDQSVNLTALGFSSGLAMGAFWGTLLGLIFLNPLAGFVAGSVAGAGAGALDGKLSDYGISDDFIKQVGTTLKNGTSALFILVRKAQPEKVIEDLRYMGGHPHILQTSLSPEAEAKLRNLIG, from the coding sequence ATGGCAGATCTTATTGTTGTTGGCTTTGATACGGAAGATGGCGCAAGCTTAGCGCGATTTGAGTGCTTTAAACTTCAGAAGGAATATCTTCTGGATCTGGAAGATGCCGTTGTTGTGCGTCGCACAGCAGATGGCAAGGTGCACCTAGACCAGTCCGTTAATCTGACAGCCCTTGGTTTTTCCAGCGGCCTTGCCATGGGAGCATTCTGGGGCACCCTGCTGGGCCTGATCTTTCTTAATCCGCTGGCCGGTTTTGTGGCCGGAAGCGTTGCCGGAGCAGGAGCAGGCGCTCTGGATGGCAAGCTGAGTGATTATGGCATCAGTGATGATTTCATCAAGCAGGTTGGTACTACCCTTAAAAATGGCACATCCGCTCTTTTCATTCTTGTGCGCAAAGCCCAGCCAGAAAAGGTTATTGAAGATCTGCGCTATATGGGCGGACACCCGCATATCCTTCAAACCTCACTTTCCCCCGAGGCCGAAGCAAAGCTGCGCAATCTTATTGGCTGA
- a CDS encoding efflux transporter outer membrane subunit — protein MRKVIFLLPLLLSGCAWLAPHYKRPEVSLPKTWDGVGAVARDDREWWQRYGDPVLDQLESEAQQRSDDIALAKTSLSQAQAQYSYAFANQLPSISVAGSDAYGKFADGKVRAMGQSFQFPNKTSNFGFVGGMLNYELDLWGKNASLSQAAKAGVKGAVYAQDAARLSVAAGVAKLYFSLRALDRNVAILKDSIRTQDEILALVQNQYDVGAVDALLLQDATERRDTVHAALPDMEDQRNNAESALSVLVGRSPQELIQTGIARGQEIDNLKVPDPTPSVLPSELLERRPDIAMHEQMLIASNFNIGYARAAYFPSISLASLAGVNNIDIDNLYRATSRSWTLGAAMAAPVLDFGRTQSGVKLAKANKNQQVTLYQQSIRTAFKEVRDALLAQNTASERDADNIARDEAAQQKLHLTTLRLNQGYASQIDVLVAQSTVQLAELSRVKARLQRLDASVDLYKATGGGFKASTPDGKK, from the coding sequence ATGAGGAAAGTGATTTTTCTCCTTCCGCTTCTGTTGAGCGGGTGCGCATGGCTTGCGCCGCATTATAAACGCCCGGAAGTGTCCTTGCCCAAAACATGGGATGGTGTTGGCGCTGTGGCACGGGATGATCGTGAATGGTGGCAGCGCTATGGTGATCCGGTGCTGGATCAGCTGGAAAGTGAAGCCCAGCAGCGCAGCGATGATATCGCTTTGGCAAAAACCAGTCTTTCGCAGGCGCAGGCGCAGTATAGCTACGCATTTGCAAACCAGTTGCCCTCCATTTCTGTTGCGGGCAGTGATGCATACGGAAAATTTGCCGATGGTAAGGTCCGCGCCATGGGGCAGAGCTTTCAGTTTCCCAACAAGACAAGCAATTTTGGCTTTGTTGGTGGCATGTTGAATTATGAGCTCGACTTATGGGGTAAAAACGCCAGCCTTAGTCAGGCTGCCAAAGCAGGTGTAAAAGGGGCTGTTTATGCGCAGGATGCCGCACGCCTATCTGTGGCGGCCGGGGTGGCAAAGCTTTACTTCAGCCTGCGCGCCCTGGATCGCAATGTTGCCATTTTGAAAGACAGCATTCGAACACAGGATGAAATTCTGGCTCTCGTCCAAAATCAGTATGATGTAGGGGCGGTTGATGCTCTTCTGCTTCAGGACGCAACCGAACGGCGAGATACTGTTCACGCTGCTTTGCCGGATATGGAAGATCAGCGCAACAATGCGGAAAGTGCATTATCTGTTCTGGTTGGTCGTTCCCCACAGGAACTCATACAGACTGGCATTGCAAGAGGACAGGAGATTGACAACCTGAAGGTGCCAGACCCCACACCTTCGGTATTGCCATCCGAACTTCTGGAACGCCGCCCGGATATTGCCATGCATGAACAGATGCTGATTGCGAGCAATTTCAACATTGGTTATGCACGCGCGGCCTATTTCCCAAGCATTTCGCTTGCCTCACTTGCCGGTGTGAACAATATTGATATCGACAATCTGTACAGGGCAACCAGCCGTTCATGGACACTTGGCGCCGCCATGGCAGCGCCTGTGCTTGATTTTGGGCGCACGCAAAGTGGGGTAAAGCTGGCAAAGGCCAACAAGAATCAGCAGGTTACCTTATATCAGCAATCGATCCGTACAGCGTTCAAAGAGGTGCGGGATGCGCTTTTGGCACAGAATACGGCTTCTGAGCGTGATGCTGATAATATTGCCCGTGATGAGGCGGCGCAGCAAAAGCTGCATTTAACAACACTTCGTCTTAATCAGGGATATGCCAGCCAGATTGATGTTCTGGTCGCACAATCCACCGTGCAACTGGCAGAACTTTCCCGCGTAAAGGCGCGGTTGCAACGCCTTGATGCATCCGTTGATCTTTACAAGGCAACAGGCGGTGGATTTAAGGCCTCAACTCCAGACGGGAAAAAGTAA
- a CDS encoding efflux RND transporter permease subunit, whose translation MMPMSVPDNAPSPEETGSDEKKGHILNLSDWSIRHRALVAFFMILIAVAGVRSYLNLGRNEDPPFTVKTMVVQAMLPGASVEETTHQLTDRIEKKLQETPYFDYVKSYTTAGKTTILVNLLGSTPKAQVSDIWYQVRKKVGDIKPFLPSTTVGPFFDDEFGDTYGIIYAFTADGFSHRELKDYVETVRDELLHVPDVAKIETLGAQDEKIYVDISGRHLARLGINGAMIVAALQAQNALVPSGKLDTGKEQILVQPTGKFNSVADVANVTLYTGNHKVRLGDIATITREYADPPQTLFRVNGQDAVGLALSMSKGGNVLALEKNVTAKMAELHARMPIGIEAHLVANQPKVVKDAVGDFTEALFEAIAIVLGISFLSLGGRAGTVVAFCIPFVLAVVFTSMEILGIDLQRVSLGALIIALGLLVDDAMITVESMVSKLEEGWSLPRAATYAYTSTAFPMLTGTLVTVAGFVPVGFAHSVAGEYTFSLFAVVGLALIVSWFVAVLVAPLIGVTILRAQPEKAGQVHEEPKKGRIMATFERFLLLTMHHPRKTVLLSLGALVIAIVLSPLITKQFFPASDRPELLVNLSLRQGASIKATSDVSRKLDAMLRDDPDIDHWSSYIGRGAIRFYLSLDEQLPNDFFTQTVIVAKSAKARENLRQRLDTKLSRDMPDIVHGLFPLELGPPVGWPVQYRVSGRDPDKVRHYAQDVARMMDASGNLHLINFDWGDPARKLRIDVRQEEARRLGLSSAAIALAINSTVTGITATQVRDSIYLVDVVLRAKADERLSIESLRNLDIRLPNDLTVPLSSVANVSYVEDYPLIWRRDRLPTMSIQAQLRPGVQADSAVSALAGQIADFNAHLPPGYHVAVGGMVEEAAKAQNSVIAVMPVMALIMMAVLMIQLQSFKRLALVLSVAPFGLIGVVAALLITGNPIGFIALLGLVALVGMIIRNSVILVHQIEIEQQTGKSEWDAVVAAAMIRFRPIMLTAIAAILGMLPIASSVFWGPMADVIMGGLAVATALTLIFLPSLYVLWFRVKEPAPTTEKTS comes from the coding sequence ATGATGCCGATGTCCGTCCCTGATAATGCACCATCCCCTGAAGAAACTGGTTCTGATGAGAAAAAAGGCCATATTCTAAATCTTTCTGACTGGTCTATCCGCCACCGGGCTCTTGTTGCGTTCTTCATGATCCTGATTGCGGTTGCGGGTGTCCGGTCATACCTCAATCTGGGGCGTAATGAAGACCCGCCATTTACGGTCAAGACCATGGTTGTACAGGCCATGTTGCCGGGGGCATCGGTTGAGGAAACAACACATCAGCTGACAGACCGGATAGAAAAGAAATTACAGGAAACACCTTATTTCGATTACGTTAAAAGTTATACAACTGCCGGAAAAACCACCATTCTGGTCAACCTCTTGGGCAGCACGCCCAAGGCGCAGGTTTCCGATATCTGGTATCAGGTGCGCAAGAAGGTTGGTGATATCAAGCCTTTCCTGCCATCCACAACAGTCGGGCCATTCTTTGATGATGAGTTTGGAGATACCTATGGCATCATTTACGCTTTTACGGCAGATGGCTTTTCCCACCGAGAGCTGAAGGATTATGTCGAGACCGTCCGTGACGAGCTGCTACATGTGCCGGACGTAGCCAAGATTGAAACGCTCGGTGCTCAGGATGAAAAAATTTACGTTGATATCTCAGGTCGTCATCTCGCCCGGCTAGGCATTAACGGCGCAATGATTGTGGCGGCACTTCAGGCGCAGAATGCCCTTGTTCCTTCCGGTAAGCTTGATACAGGCAAAGAGCAGATCCTTGTTCAACCAACGGGAAAATTCAATTCCGTTGCAGATGTTGCCAATGTTACGCTTTACACGGGCAACCATAAGGTACGGTTGGGAGATATTGCCACCATTACGCGCGAATATGCCGATCCACCGCAAACGCTGTTCCGGGTAAACGGGCAGGATGCTGTAGGGCTGGCTCTTTCCATGAGCAAGGGCGGCAATGTTCTGGCGCTTGAAAAAAACGTTACAGCCAAAATGGCCGAACTGCACGCCCGTATGCCTATTGGGATTGAGGCGCACCTCGTGGCCAATCAGCCCAAGGTGGTCAAGGATGCGGTAGGGGATTTTACGGAGGCGTTGTTTGAGGCCATCGCCATTGTGCTGGGGATCAGCTTCCTCAGTCTGGGTGGTCGGGCAGGAACGGTTGTTGCCTTCTGTATTCCGTTTGTGCTGGCTGTTGTTTTTACCAGCATGGAAATACTTGGGATTGACCTCCAGCGTGTTTCCCTTGGCGCTTTGATTATCGCACTTGGCCTGCTGGTTGATGATGCCATGATCACGGTTGAAAGCATGGTCAGCAAGCTGGAGGAAGGCTGGAGCCTGCCGCGGGCCGCCACATATGCTTATACTTCCACAGCTTTTCCGATGCTAACTGGCACGCTCGTCACCGTGGCGGGGTTTGTGCCAGTTGGGTTCGCGCACAGTGTTGCGGGGGAATATACGTTTTCCCTGTTTGCTGTTGTCGGGTTGGCGCTGATTGTTTCATGGTTTGTAGCCGTTCTGGTGGCGCCCCTGATTGGTGTGACCATCTTGCGGGCCCAGCCCGAAAAAGCCGGGCAGGTGCATGAGGAGCCCAAGAAAGGGCGGATCATGGCCACATTCGAGCGGTTTCTGCTTCTGACCATGCATCATCCACGTAAAACTGTTCTGTTAAGCCTTGGTGCGCTTGTTATCGCCATTGTGCTATCACCATTGATTACAAAACAGTTTTTCCCGGCATCGGATCGGCCGGAACTGCTGGTCAATCTCTCGCTGCGGCAGGGAGCGTCCATTAAGGCGACAAGTGATGTCTCGCGCAAACTGGATGCCATGCTGCGCGATGACCCGGATATCGACCACTGGAGCTCCTATATCGGGCGCGGGGCCATTCGGTTCTATCTGTCACTTGATGAACAGCTGCCGAATGATTTCTTTACCCAGACAGTCATTGTTGCCAAAAGCGCCAAGGCCCGCGAGAATTTGCGCCAGCGCCTGGATACAAAGCTCAGCCGGGACATGCCGGATATTGTACACGGGCTGTTTCCGTTGGAGCTTGGCCCGCCAGTAGGGTGGCCGGTGCAGTATCGCGTATCAGGAAGAGACCCGGACAAGGTGCGCCATTACGCACAGGATGTTGCGCGGATGATGGATGCAAGCGGCAACCTGCATCTGATCAACTTTGACTGGGGGGATCCCGCCCGCAAATTGCGCATTGATGTGCGGCAGGAGGAGGCGCGCCGTCTTGGCCTTTCTAGCGCGGCCATTGCGCTGGCCATCAATTCCACCGTTACGGGTATCACCGCCACACAGGTGCGCGATAGCATCTATCTGGTTGATGTTGTTTTGCGCGCCAAGGCGGATGAGCGTCTTTCCATTGAAAGCCTGCGCAATCTGGACATTCGTTTGCCCAATGATCTGACTGTCCCGCTTTCTTCGGTCGCCAACGTCTCCTATGTCGAAGACTACCCGCTGATATGGCGGCGAGACCGCTTGCCCACCATGAGCATTCAGGCGCAACTGCGCCCGGGTGTGCAGGCCGATAGTGCGGTATCGGCACTGGCGGGCCAGATTGCCGATTTCAATGCGCATCTGCCCCCCGGTTACCATGTTGCCGTTGGCGGTATGGTTGAGGAGGCGGCAAAGGCCCAGAACTCGGTTATTGCCGTTATGCCGGTTATGGCGCTGATCATGATGGCGGTGCTGATGATCCAGCTTCAGAGCTTCAAGCGGTTGGCTCTTGTATTGAGTGTTGCGCCATTTGGCCTGATTGGTGTTGTGGCGGCTTTGCTTATCACAGGTAATCCCATAGGCTTTATTGCTCTGCTTGGGCTTGTGGCTCTGGTGGGCATGATTATCCGTAACTCGGTTATTCTCGTGCATCAGATTGAGATTGAGCAGCAGACAGGCAAATCCGAATGGGATGCAGTGGTAGCTGCTGCGATGATCCGTTTCCGGCCCATTATGCTTACGGCTATTGCGGCCATTCTGGGTATGCTGCCTATTGCATCCAGCGTTTTCTGGGGGCCTATGGCGGATGTGATCATGGGCGGGTTGGCTGTCGCCACGGCGCTGACGCTGATCTTTCTGCCATCGCTTTATGTTTTGTGGTTTCGCGTCAAGGAACCCGCACCCACAACGGAGAAAACATCATGA
- a CDS encoding efflux RND transporter periplasmic adaptor subunit produces the protein MSQRILSCGTCAYVLLLVPLAACHKKAPAPEIRPVRSILVHPSRDGNEEFLTGQVAPHRVVNLSFRLPGKIVERKVAVGDGVHAGQLLARLDDTESRQTLRAATADAQAAKAALAQATPLQKRATALLPDHAISRNDYDEAILRYRTSREAVQSTEARERIAREELDHTRLIANTDGVITERLAEVGEVVSAGQTILRMAEAAGRDAQFDISGDILRSGLTTGAIMDVCLDANRHVCSQGTLYELAPDADPLTRNYHAKVLLQTPPPGMTLGSVVIGRLADASGQNIHLPPSALTAQNGKPAVWVINSQTMTVTLRSIEVSRYAANDVTVASGLHEGERVVTAGVQALYPNQKITLLDDADVRP, from the coding sequence ATGAGCCAGCGCATCTTGTCGTGTGGAACCTGTGCTTATGTTTTGTTGCTTGTTCCTTTAGCTGCATGCCACAAGAAAGCTCCTGCACCGGAAATCAGGCCTGTACGTTCTATTTTGGTGCATCCCAGCAGAGATGGAAATGAGGAGTTTCTGACAGGGCAGGTTGCGCCGCATCGTGTCGTTAATCTTTCGTTTCGCTTACCCGGCAAAATTGTGGAACGGAAAGTAGCGGTTGGCGATGGCGTGCACGCAGGACAATTGCTTGCCCGCCTGGATGATACGGAATCCCGCCAGACATTGCGTGCTGCCACGGCCGATGCACAGGCTGCCAAGGCAGCTTTGGCGCAGGCAACACCGTTGCAGAAGCGCGCCACAGCACTTCTGCCTGATCATGCCATTTCGCGAAATGATTATGACGAGGCCATTCTGCGCTACCGTACGTCTCGCGAAGCAGTGCAATCCACGGAAGCGCGTGAACGCATTGCACGGGAGGAACTGGATCATACTCGCCTGATCGCAAATACAGACGGCGTAATTACGGAGCGCCTGGCTGAGGTGGGAGAGGTTGTTTCCGCTGGTCAGACAATTCTGCGTATGGCGGAAGCTGCGGGCCGTGATGCGCAGTTTGATATATCAGGAGATATCCTGCGTTCCGGCCTTACAACCGGCGCCATTATGGATGTGTGTCTGGATGCAAACCGACATGTTTGCTCACAAGGCACACTTTACGAACTGGCACCGGATGCTGATCCGCTAACCCGTAATTATCATGCAAAGGTACTTCTTCAGACACCGCCGCCGGGCATGACATTGGGTTCCGTGGTGATCGGGCGTCTGGCCGATGCATCCGGCCAGAATATCCACCTGCCTCCCTCAGCCCTTACCGCACAAAACGGCAAACCGGCAGTGTGGGTTATTAACTCTCAGACAATGACCGTGACCTTACGTTCGATTGAGGTTTCTCGCTATGCGGCCAATGATGTCACGGTAGCTTCCGGCCTCCATGAGGGAGAGCGCGTTGTAACGGCAGGCGTGCAGGCCTTGTATCCCAACCAGAAGATTACCCTGCTGGATGATGCCGATGTCCGTCCCTGA
- a CDS encoding RNA polymerase sigma factor: MTENWLPRRQDWLRLCRRVRVLTRRKDAEDHLQSAIVNYLERPEGSIEHPEAYITRSALNLSHNTRKREQVSQIASVSWEDILVDVRDARPSQEEAYESRQKLEHFYAGCQQLPERTRQVFLLHRIKKMKYRDIADLLDISSSSVEKHIIKALTFLSSWMEQ, from the coding sequence TTGACGGAAAATTGGTTACCACGTCGGCAGGACTGGTTACGTCTATGCCGTCGAGTACGTGTACTGACACGCAGAAAGGATGCAGAGGATCATCTGCAAAGTGCCATTGTGAATTACCTGGAGCGACCAGAAGGAAGTATTGAACATCCAGAAGCTTATATTACCCGCAGTGCGCTTAATCTCTCGCATAATACGCGTAAACGCGAACAAGTAAGTCAGATCGCGTCCGTAAGTTGGGAAGATATATTAGTTGATGTTCGTGATGCCAGACCATCACAGGAGGAGGCTTATGAAAGCCGTCAAAAACTGGAACATTTCTATGCTGGATGTCAGCAACTTCCAGAACGAACACGTCAGGTTTTCTTACTGCATCGTATAAAAAAAATGAAATATCGTGATATAGCAGATTTACTAGACATCAGTTCCAGCAGCGTGGAAAAACATATCATAAAAGCTCTGACATTTCTTTCATCGTGGATGGAACAGTGA
- a CDS encoding FecR family protein — protein MNYFTKYSTIRHHAAYWITRLHSENCTDAEKEAFQKWLADSQDHATEFQYLTEIWELGAGAPQTMLPTIPVARKNNILLNRRTALACLGTSVLMLSPLGQKVQATQLLQTKTGDISTFTLGGKICCRMDTDTKLAFIPDSQCCRLEKGQVILSASAAASTLWVIAAHTSVYLQLHASTNIRIDPDCVHVTALQDKILVRSEHLPASGAWLQPGQRLRFFADGHLHSDYPEIDTLLSWQEGRLIFRNRPLWEVITEINRYIPQKIKLDAPLLINRPLSGVYYIARGNAFLQMLVRLLPIRLVNNTNGITLLPA, from the coding sequence GTGAATTACTTCACGAAATATTCTACCATCCGACATCATGCGGCTTACTGGATCACACGGCTACATTCGGAAAACTGTACAGACGCAGAAAAAGAGGCGTTTCAAAAGTGGCTGGCTGACAGCCAGGATCACGCAACAGAATTCCAGTATTTGACTGAAATTTGGGAGCTCGGAGCAGGTGCCCCGCAAACAATGCTTCCTACCATTCCAGTTGCAAGAAAAAACAACATCCTGTTAAATCGGCGCACTGCACTCGCTTGTCTTGGAACAAGCGTTTTGATGCTTTCTCCTCTTGGACAAAAAGTTCAAGCTACTCAACTTTTGCAAACCAAAACCGGGGATATTTCCACCTTTACTCTGGGCGGGAAAATATGCTGTCGGATGGATACTGATACCAAACTTGCCTTTATTCCTGATAGCCAATGTTGTCGGCTAGAAAAAGGTCAGGTAATTTTATCAGCATCTGCCGCAGCTTCTACTTTATGGGTTATTGCTGCTCATACCAGCGTTTATTTGCAATTACACGCATCAACCAACATACGCATTGACCCTGACTGTGTTCACGTAACTGCTTTACAAGACAAAATATTGGTTCGCAGTGAACATCTGCCTGCGTCTGGCGCGTGGCTACAACCAGGACAAAGACTACGTTTTTTTGCTGATGGACATTTACACAGTGACTACCCTGAAATTGACACGCTGCTATCGTGGCAAGAAGGGAGACTGATATTTCGAAATCGTCCGCTATGGGAAGTTATAACTGAAATTAACCGCTATATACCGCAGAAAATAAAGCTTGATGCCCCTCTTTTAATTAACCGGCCATTGAGTGGTGTTTACTATATTGCCCGTGGCAATGCTTTCCTACAAATGCTTGTTCGCCTGTTACCAATTCGGTTGGTAAATAACACAAATGGCATAACACTTCTTCCTGCATGA